From Mercenaria mercenaria strain notata chromosome 17, MADL_Memer_1, whole genome shotgun sequence, the proteins below share one genomic window:
- the LOC123535962 gene encoding lipase maturation factor 2-like — translation MTRINRTRDLFLFCMAVIYLVAFASLYVQIPGLYGDNGILPAKIVIGKEADSWDELLDSQPTLLKLTPKLGLSVQQGMDLLCMAGMAVSFLCVVCKTMRDTVSFILLWMLYFSLYQVGQTFLWFQWDILLLEAGFLTILVAPFNLQIPVKRFRLSFYHQHDSITLWLVRWLLFRLMFSSGVVKLTSKCPTWWGLTALNWHFESQCIPTPLAWWWHFLPEWFLKLSVVMTYVIEIAVPFLFFAPVRSLRLFSFWCQNKKSRISIIMPPAKKEGCTVLQMSVDWSVGT, via the exons ATGACAAGAATAAACCGTACTAGAGATTTATTTCTCTTTTGTATGGCAGTCATTTACCTGGTGGCATTTGCTTCTTTATATGTACAAATACCAG GCTTATATGGAGATAATGGAATATTGCCTGCAAAGATTGTTATCGGAAAAG AAGCAGACAGCTGGGATGAATTACTGGATTCACAACCAACCTTACTGAAGCTGACTCCAAAGCTAGGCCTAAGTGTACAGCAAGGAATGGACCTGCTTTGTATGGCAGGGATGGCAGTCTCCTTTCTGTGTGTTGTGTGTAAAACTATGAGAGACACTGTTTCATTTATTCTGCTGTGGATGCTGTATTTTTCTTTGTACCAG gtTGGACAGACATTCCTTTGGTTCCAGTG GGATATTTTGCTGTTAGAGGCTGGCTTTCTTACAATTTTGGTAGCACCATTCAACCTGCAGATTCCTGTGAAGCGATTTAGACTCTCGTTTTACCATCAGCATGACAGTATCACGCTATGGCTGGTCCGCTGGCTTCTATTTCGACTGATGTTTTCCTCTGGAGTGGTGAAACTAACAAGTAAATGTCCGACATGGTGGGGTCTGACTG cATTAAACTGGCACTTTGAGTCACAA tgtatTCCTACACCGTTAGCCTGGTGGTGGCACTTTTTACCAGAGTGGTTCCTCAAGCTGAGTGTAGTGATGACGTATGTTATAGAGATTGCAGTGCCATTCCTGTTTTTTGCTCCAGTGCGCTCGCTTCGACTGTTTTCCTTCTGGTGTCAg AACAAGAAGAGTCGGATCTCAATTATTATGCCCCCTGCGAAGAAGGAGgggtgtacagttttgcagatgtcggtcgatTGGTCAGTCGGGACGTAG